Proteins from one Gossypium raimondii isolate GPD5lz chromosome 8, ASM2569854v1, whole genome shotgun sequence genomic window:
- the LOC105790583 gene encoding cycloartenol-C-24-methyltransferase, which yields MSKAGALDLASGLGGKIEKTEVLSAVEQYERYHVFYGGEEEERKANYTDMVNKYYDLVTSFYEFGWGESFHFAPRWKGESLKESIKRHEHFLALQLGLKPGHKVLDVGCGIGGPLREIARFSSTLVTGINNNEYQITRGKELNSIAGVEKTCNFVKADFMKMPFPDSTFDAVYAIEATCHAPDAYGCYKEIYRVLKPGQYFAAYEWCMTDSFDPNNSEHQKIKAEIEIGDGLPDIRLTGQCLEALKQAGFEIIWEKDLAVGSPLPWYLPLDTSHFSLSSFRLTSVGRFITRNMVKGLEFVGLAPKGSQRVQDFLEKAAEGLVEGGRKEIFTPMYFFLARKPLSERQ from the exons ATGTCGAAGGCTGGTGCATTGGATCTGGCATCCGGTCTCGGCGGCAAGATCGAGAAAACCGAAGTCCTTTCCGCTGTTGAGCA GTATGAGCGATATCATGTCTTTTATGGAGGCGAAGAGGAAGAGAGAAAAGCCAACTACACTGACATG GTTAACAAATACTATGATCTTGTTACCAGCTTTTATGAGTTTGGATGGGGTGAATCTTTCCATTTTGCTCCCAG ATGGAAAGGGGAGTCTCTCAAAGAAAGCATAAAGCGGCATGAACATTTTCTTGCTTTACAACTTGGGTTGAAGCCTGGACACAAG gtGTTGGATGTTGGATGTGGCATTGGTGGACCACTTAGAGAAATTGCTCGATTCAG TTCCACATTGGTCACTGGGATAAACAACAATGAATATCAAATAACAAGAGGGAAG GAATTAAACAGCATTGCTGGAGTGGAAAAGACTTGCAACTTTGTGAAG GCTGACTTCATGAAGATGCCATTTCCTGACAGCACCTTTGATGCAGTTTATGCAATTGAAGCTACTTGCCATGCTCCGGATGCG TATGGCTGCTACAAGGAGATTTACAGAGTACTAAAGCCAGGACAGTATTTTGCTGCATACGAGTGGTGCATGACAGATTCATTTGATCCAAATAACTCAGAACATCAGAAAATTAAG GCTGAAATTGAGATTGGTGATGGTCTTCCGGATATCAGGTTGACTGGACAGTGCCTGGAAGCTCTAAAACAGGCTGGTTTTGAG ATAATTTGGGAGAAAGATCTTGCTGTTGGCTCCCCACTCCCTTGGTACTTGCCTTTGGATACAAGCCACTTCTCATTGAGTAGCTTCCGCCTAACATCTGTTGGACGCTTCATCACTAGAAATATG GTAAAGGGTCTAGAATTTGTGGGATTAGCTCCCAAGGGAAGTCAAAGAGTTCAAGATTTTCTAGAGAAAGCTGCAGAAGGGTTGGTTGAAGGTGGCAG GAAAGAGATATTTACGCCTATGTATTTCTTTTTGGCCCGAAAGCCACTTTCGGAGAGACAGTGA